A single window of Athene noctua chromosome 1, bAthNoc1.hap1.1, whole genome shotgun sequence DNA harbors:
- the ABRACL gene encoding costars family protein ABRACL: MNVEHEISLLVEEIRRLGTKNADGQVSVKFGVLFADEKCANLFEALVGTLKAAKRRKIVTYQGELLLQGVHDNVDIMLLQD; encoded by the exons ATGAATGTGGAACATGAAATTAGCCTCTTGGTTGAGGAGATTCGGCGGTTGGGAACCAAAA ATGCCGATGGACAAGTGAGCGTGAAATTTGGTGTCCTCTTTGCTGATGAAAAGTGTGCCAACCTTTTTGAAGCCCTAGTGGGAACTCTTAAGGCTGCAAAACGACGGAAGATTGTCACTTACCAAGGGGAGCTACTTTTACAAGGTGTTCATGACAACGTTGATATCATGCTGCTGCAGGACTGA